Proteins from a genomic interval of Salmo salar chromosome ssa14, Ssal_v3.1, whole genome shotgun sequence:
- the LOC106569826 gene encoding neurturin-like translates to MKLWKGASFVFMLCAALLFLHLTRNIMVTTGPARLQPRITSSSSSSSSSSLLSSKPLSLSVTKPIPPPPPLSSVASSLPLSSSSSSSSSSSRMKAGLHRTARAVDTISSLLSQFSHLLQSFTEGELKKVIGTLIDRSSKRRGRNSGEESQESSSQRTKGAKSGRRKRLKPCSLREVEVTVGELGLGYDSDETLLFRYCSGRCAARRLRNYDIVLEHTRRAGLIRKGRRDKVHYSPCCRPIAYEKDISFLDNNSRYHTVQEVLARECGCA, encoded by the exons ATGAAGTTATGGAAAGGTGCCAGCTTTGTCTTCATGCTCTGTGCTGCGTTACTGTTCCTCCACCTCACTAGAAACATCATGGTTACTACTGGACCTGCAAGACTTCAACCTAGGATAACCTCGTCAtcgtcttcatcatcatcatcatcattattatcgtCTAAACCACTGTCGCTCTCAGTGACAAagccaataccaccaccaccaccattatctTCAGTAGCATCATCACTAccgttatcatcatcatcatcatcgtcttcCTCCTCATCCAGGATGAAGGCTGGGCTCCACAGAACAGCGCGGGCTGTAGACACcatcagctctctcctctcccagt TCTCCCACCTTCTCCAGAGCTTCACCGAGGGAGAACTGAAGAAGGTGATCGGGACCCTGATTGACAGGAGTAGCAAGAGGAGAGGCAGgaacagtggagaggagagccAGGAGAGCTCCTCCCAGAGGACTAAGGGAGCTAAGAGTGGGCGCAGGAAGAGGTTAAAGCCGTGCTCTCTGCGGGAGGTGGAGGTGACGGTGGGGGAACTGGGGCTGGGCTACGACAGCGATGAGACTCTCCTCTTCAGGTACTGCAGCGGCAGGTGCGCCGCTCGCCGACTACGCAACTATGACATCGTCCTGGAACACACGAGGAGGGCGGGGCTCATTAGAAAGGGGCGGAGAGACAAGGTGCACTACAGCCCGTGCTGTCGGCCTATCGCGTACGAGAAGGATATCTCCTTCCTGGATAACAACAGTAGATACCACACGGTGCAGGAGGTATTGGCACGAGAGTGTGGCTGTGCGTGA